A window of the Gemmatimonadaceae bacterium genome harbors these coding sequences:
- a CDS encoding FHA domain-containing protein, with amino-acid sequence MPVIQLHDQKYPLQRGPTRLGSGPDADVRVGDDAWMGVQAVLDLGSDDQAVIRRAGERGTVKVNGFALGAEPIPLMHGDKIEVSGVELLFSDDKKAGATEHVMGSEIAAMAAARGGPPWATTSTGGRLVSLVDGKEYAIPETGVGLGRDASNDVVVSQNAVSRYHARIEPEESGYVITDRSTNGVFVNGRRVEGRALLGRADVIRIGTEEFRFYADVASLAYPPAPAVPLLPPRPAPAPLSQEPATLPTPVPAPQPLAATTGEPGARPVLATLEILKEGPNKGQRIELRDALSHVGRGAHNDVALGDDSVSDSHARLQLRDDGWYVVDAGSTNGTFVGGVRISGERRLEGTPDIRFGGVRVRFFPAQVASMAAAGTRRVSLGSLDDVAPTAARKRRIPTWVWIVVALVIVTIVVIFLMNG; translated from the coding sequence ATGCCGGTCATCCAACTCCACGATCAGAAGTATCCATTGCAGCGCGGACCGACGCGGCTGGGCTCGGGCCCGGACGCGGACGTGCGCGTGGGCGACGATGCGTGGATGGGGGTGCAGGCTGTGCTCGATCTGGGGTCCGACGACCAGGCCGTGATCCGCCGGGCAGGGGAGCGCGGCACGGTGAAGGTGAACGGGTTCGCGCTGGGCGCGGAGCCCATTCCGCTGATGCACGGCGACAAGATCGAGGTGAGCGGCGTGGAGTTGCTGTTCTCCGACGACAAGAAAGCGGGAGCGACGGAACACGTGATGGGCTCGGAGATCGCCGCCATGGCCGCCGCCCGTGGCGGTCCGCCCTGGGCGACCACGTCCACCGGCGGCCGGCTGGTATCGCTGGTGGACGGCAAGGAGTACGCGATCCCCGAGACGGGGGTTGGGCTGGGGCGCGACGCGAGCAACGACGTCGTGGTGTCGCAGAATGCCGTGTCGCGGTACCACGCGCGCATCGAGCCGGAAGAGAGCGGGTACGTGATCACCGACCGGAGCACGAACGGGGTGTTCGTGAACGGTCGTCGTGTCGAGGGGCGCGCGCTGCTGGGCCGCGCCGACGTGATCCGGATCGGCACCGAAGAGTTCCGGTTCTACGCCGACGTGGCGTCGTTGGCCTACCCTCCGGCGCCGGCTGTCCCCCTGCTTCCGCCCAGGCCCGCCCCCGCTCCGCTCTCGCAGGAGCCGGCGACGCTGCCCACGCCGGTGCCGGCGCCCCAGCCGTTGGCCGCCACGACGGGGGAGCCTGGTGCGCGGCCCGTGCTGGCCACCCTGGAGATCCTCAAGGAAGGCCCCAACAAGGGACAACGTATCGAACTGCGCGATGCCCTGTCTCACGTGGGGCGGGGCGCGCACAACGATGTGGCGCTGGGCGACGACAGCGTGAGCGACTCGCACGCCCGGCTGCAGTTGCGTGACGACGGCTGGTACGTGGTGGACGCAGGCTCGACGAACGGCACGTTCGTTGGTGGAGTGCGCATTTCGGGTGAACGGCGGCTGGAGGGCACGCCCGACATCCGCTTCGGCGGCGTGCGGGTACGGTTCTTCCCAGCGCAGGTGGCTTCCATGGCCGCGGCGGGCACGCGGCGGGTTTCGCTGGGCTCCCTCGACGACGTCGCGCCCACGGCAGCCAGGAAGCGCCGCATTCCCACGTGGGTCTGGATCGTCGTGGCGCTCGTGATCGTGACGATCGTCGTCATCTTTCTGATGAACGGGTAA
- a CDS encoding ABC transporter ATP-binding protein produces the protein MPESAAYHDEDVLGKAYDGRLMRRLLRYVRPYRWLVVVSLVLLMLDGLLQLVGPVLTQRVIDVALPHHDVAMATRAAVLFAVSLAVAFVAQFGETMLTTLLGQRVMRDLRNDIFAHLQRLPIRFFDRTPVGRLVTRTTADVESLNELFTAGVVAGLGDLFTLAAIGIMMLITDWRLALAAFGVIPFIYLSSHLFRRAVRTSYRDIRTRLARINAFLQERISGMRILQLFGMQRREAAAFERLNERYLNANLRSIVYYAVYFPTIEVLSTVALASLIVASAHRVQMGGLLVGTVAEFLQLVRRFFQPLQDLSDKFNTLQQAMAASERIFNLLDEPEAASGELAGPSAVGVAPAAAAELATLATARAVTIAFEEVWFSYDAPGTPESELHWVLKGVSFEACPGQTLALVGHTGAGKTTIVNLLLRFYDPQRGRITVNGMDTRYIPASVLRGLIGYVQQDIFLFAGDVAGNIRLSAPLSDAEVERAASRVGADRIIRRFPDGYAHPLGERGGSVSVGERQLLSFARAIAADPAVLVLDEATSAVDSEIEADIQRALAELMTGRTTIAIAHRLSTIVDADEILVLHHGQVVERGTHRNLLTRRGLYERLYRLQVGGGDAAHRGPERLPASGVLG, from the coding sequence ATGCCCGAATCCGCCGCCTACCACGACGAGGACGTTCTCGGAAAGGCATACGACGGCCGCCTGATGCGCCGGCTCCTGCGCTACGTGCGCCCGTACCGGTGGCTGGTGGTGGTTTCGCTCGTGCTCCTCATGCTGGACGGTTTGCTCCAGCTGGTGGGTCCGGTACTCACGCAGCGCGTGATCGACGTCGCCCTGCCGCACCACGACGTCGCCATGGCGACCCGCGCGGCCGTGTTGTTCGCGGTGTCGCTCGCCGTGGCGTTCGTGGCGCAGTTCGGCGAGACGATGCTCACCACCCTGCTCGGCCAGCGCGTGATGCGCGATCTGCGCAACGACATCTTCGCGCACCTGCAGCGGCTGCCCATCCGATTCTTCGACCGCACGCCCGTGGGCCGGCTCGTCACGCGCACCACGGCCGACGTGGAATCGCTCAACGAGTTGTTCACGGCCGGCGTGGTGGCCGGACTGGGGGACCTGTTCACGCTCGCCGCGATCGGGATCATGATGCTGATCACCGACTGGCGGCTGGCGCTGGCCGCATTCGGCGTGATCCCGTTCATCTACCTCAGTTCGCATCTCTTCCGGCGGGCGGTGCGCACGTCGTATCGCGACATCCGCACGCGCCTGGCGCGCATCAATGCGTTCCTGCAGGAACGCATCAGCGGCATGCGCATCCTGCAGCTATTCGGGATGCAGCGGCGGGAGGCGGCCGCGTTCGAGCGGCTGAACGAGCGGTACCTCAACGCGAACCTGCGGTCGATCGTGTACTACGCGGTGTACTTCCCGACCATCGAGGTCCTGAGCACGGTGGCGTTGGCGAGCCTGATCGTGGCGAGTGCCCACCGGGTGCAGATGGGCGGGCTGCTGGTGGGCACGGTGGCGGAGTTCCTGCAGCTCGTACGCCGGTTCTTCCAGCCGCTGCAGGATCTGTCGGACAAGTTCAACACGCTCCAGCAGGCCATGGCGGCGTCGGAGCGGATCTTCAACCTGCTCGATGAGCCCGAGGCGGCGAGCGGCGAGTTGGCGGGGCCGTCGGCCGTCGGCGTGGCGCCCGCGGCCGCCGCCGAGCTGGCAACCCTGGCAACAGCGCGCGCCGTGACCATCGCGTTCGAGGAGGTGTGGTTCTCGTACGACGCGCCGGGTACGCCCGAGTCGGAACTGCACTGGGTTCTCAAGGGCGTGAGCTTCGAGGCGTGTCCGGGGCAAACGCTGGCGCTGGTGGGCCACACCGGCGCCGGCAAGACGACGATCGTCAACCTGCTGCTGCGCTTCTACGATCCCCAACGCGGCCGGATCACGGTGAACGGAATGGATACGCGGTACATCCCGGCCAGCGTGCTGCGCGGACTCATCGGCTACGTGCAGCAGGACATCTTCCTGTTCGCCGGGGATGTGGCGGGCAACATCCGGCTGTCGGCTCCGCTGAGCGATGCCGAGGTGGAACGCGCGGCGTCGCGCGTGGGCGCGGACCGGATCATCCGGCGGTTTCCCGACGGCTATGCCCACCCGCTGGGTGAGCGCGGCGGCTCTGTGAGCGTGGGGGAGCGGCAACTGCTGTCATTCGCGCGCGCCATCGCTGCCGATCCGGCGGTGCTGGTGCTCGACGAGGCGACCAGCGCGGTGGACAGCGAGATCGAAGCGGACATCCAGCGGGCGCTGGCCGAGTTGATGACGGGGCGCACGACGATCGCGATCGCCCACCGGCTGAGCACGATCGTGGATGCGGACGAGATCCTGGTGCTGCACCACGGTCAAGTGGTGGAACGGGGAACGCACCGCAATTTGCTGACGCGCCGGGGTCTGTACGAGCGGCTATATCGACTGCAGGTTGGGGGCGGTGACGCCGCACACCGCGGGCCCGAGCGCTTGCCAGCCTCGGGGGTGTTGGGGTAG
- the pckA gene encoding phosphoenolpyruvate carboxykinase (ATP) has product MATQTTSAPAPGRALDAQGLAPGGTVHWNLTPPRLIQRAIDRGEGQLADMGPFVAITKPHTGRSPKDKFVVREPSTERDVDWGKVNQPLSPDHFDMLLGDVRAHLNARDELFVQDLYCGADPAHRLSVRYVSPNAWHMAFVRNMFIRPELAQLVDFAPNFTVLHAPEFQADPERHGTRTSTFIVLNLAQRMILIGGTRYAGELKKAMFTVMNYYMPKNGVLSMHCSANIGRNGDTALFFGLSGTGKTTLSADPHRDLIGDDEHGWSADGVFNYEGGCYAKVINLSAEGEPDIYATTQMFGTILENVVLDPTTSKVRFEDQSITENTRASYPLPYIRNHVPSGRGGHPKNVVFLCADAFGVVPPVAKLTREQAMYYFLSGYTAKVAGTERGVTEPQATFSACFGAVFLVWHPAKYAEMLGQLLDRHGATVWLVNTGWTGGPAGVGSRMKLGYTRAMVQSLLRGELAHANTETDPVFGLQVPTTVPGVPDQLLKPRETWQDKAAYDAQAAKLAAMFRENFKQFASTVGQAVAGAGPR; this is encoded by the coding sequence ATGGCCACACAGACCACCTCCGCGCCCGCCCCCGGCCGGGCGCTCGACGCGCAGGGGCTCGCGCCCGGCGGCACGGTGCACTGGAACCTCACCCCACCCCGGCTGATCCAGCGCGCCATCGACCGCGGCGAGGGACAGCTGGCCGACATGGGACCCTTCGTCGCCATCACCAAGCCCCACACCGGACGGTCGCCCAAGGACAAGTTCGTCGTCCGCGAACCGTCCACCGAGCGGGACGTCGATTGGGGCAAGGTGAACCAACCGCTCTCGCCCGACCATTTCGACATGCTGCTCGGCGACGTGCGCGCTCACCTCAACGCCCGCGACGAGCTGTTCGTCCAGGACCTCTACTGCGGCGCCGATCCGGCCCACCGGCTGTCGGTGCGCTACGTGTCGCCCAACGCGTGGCACATGGCGTTCGTCCGCAACATGTTCATCCGCCCCGAACTCGCCCAGCTCGTGGATTTCGCCCCGAATTTCACGGTGCTCCACGCCCCCGAGTTCCAGGCCGACCCGGAGCGCCACGGCACGCGCACCAGCACGTTCATCGTGCTCAACCTCGCCCAGCGGATGATCCTCATCGGCGGTACGCGCTACGCCGGCGAGCTGAAGAAGGCGATGTTCACGGTCATGAACTACTACATGCCCAAGAACGGCGTGCTCTCCATGCACTGTTCGGCCAACATCGGACGCAACGGCGACACGGCACTGTTCTTCGGGCTCTCCGGCACGGGCAAGACCACGCTCTCCGCCGATCCCCACCGCGACCTCATCGGCGACGACGAGCACGGCTGGTCGGCCGACGGCGTGTTCAACTACGAGGGCGGCTGTTACGCCAAGGTCATCAACCTGTCGGCCGAGGGCGAGCCCGACATCTACGCCACCACGCAAATGTTCGGAACGATCCTCGAGAACGTCGTGCTCGATCCGACCACGTCCAAGGTCCGGTTCGAGGACCAGTCGATCACCGAGAATACCCGCGCCTCGTACCCGCTGCCCTATATCCGGAACCACGTGCCCTCGGGTCGCGGCGGCCATCCCAAGAACGTGGTCTTTCTCTGCGCCGACGCCTTCGGTGTGGTGCCGCCGGTGGCCAAGCTCACTCGCGAGCAGGCGATGTACTATTTCCTCTCGGGCTACACGGCCAAGGTGGCCGGCACGGAACGCGGCGTCACCGAGCCGCAGGCCACCTTCTCCGCCTGCTTCGGCGCCGTCTTCCTGGTGTGGCATCCAGCCAAGTACGCCGAGATGCTCGGCCAACTCCTCGACCGGCACGGCGCCACGGTGTGGCTCGTCAACACGGGATGGACCGGCGGGCCGGCCGGCGTCGGCTCGCGCATGAAGCTCGGCTACACCCGCGCCATGGTGCAGTCCCTGCTCCGGGGTGAACTCGCCCACGCCAACACCGAGACCGATCCGGTGTTCGGGCTCCAGGTGCCGACGACCGTCCCCGGCGTGCCGGACCAGTTGCTGAAGCCGCGCGAGACGTGGCAGGACAAGGCGGCATACGACGCGCAGGCGGCCAAGCTCGCCGCGATGTTTCGCGAGAATTTCAAGCAGTTTGCCAGCACGGTCGGGCAGGCGGTGGCGGGGGCGGGACCGAGGTAA
- a CDS encoding Stp1/IreP family PP2C-type Ser/Thr phosphatase translates to MVRLLHAARTDVGMIRSGNEDSFAVDVSEARGVFMVADGMGGHAAGEVASEMAVQIVLRELGGVQDLHAPDAGPRIGAALKHANRSIHDRTITEVDKQGMGTTASVLLVSSERYMIGQVGDSRVYLLRDGAFAQLTKDHSYVQEQVDLGNLTPEQARYHPYSNVITRCVGASPDVEPDLYEGEVRPGDVFLVASDGLTGMVDDRRLQQLLMARTVPERKAQALIAEANGRGGLDNITAIIVQVESGELAGAAETTTAEARAAGNRNG, encoded by the coding sequence ATGGTCAGGCTGCTGCACGCCGCGCGCACGGACGTCGGCATGATCCGGTCCGGCAACGAGGACAGCTTTGCCGTGGATGTGAGCGAGGCGCGGGGCGTGTTCATGGTTGCCGACGGCATGGGTGGACACGCCGCGGGCGAAGTGGCAAGCGAAATGGCGGTGCAGATCGTGCTGCGGGAACTGGGCGGAGTGCAGGACCTGCACGCTCCCGATGCGGGCCCGCGGATCGGAGCGGCGCTCAAGCACGCTAACCGCTCCATCCACGATCGAACGATCACCGAGGTGGACAAGCAGGGCATGGGGACCACGGCGTCGGTGCTGCTCGTGTCGAGCGAACGGTACATGATCGGCCAGGTGGGCGATTCGCGCGTGTATCTCCTGCGCGACGGCGCATTTGCGCAACTCACCAAGGACCACTCCTACGTGCAGGAGCAGGTGGACCTCGGCAACCTGACGCCGGAGCAGGCCCGGTACCATCCTTACAGCAACGTCATCACGCGGTGCGTGGGGGCGAGCCCCGACGTGGAGCCCGATCTGTACGAGGGCGAGGTGAGGCCGGGCGACGTGTTCCTGGTAGCGAGCGACGGACTCACGGGCATGGTGGACGACCGGCGGCTGCAGCAGCTCCTGATGGCGCGCACGGTACCGGAGCGCAAGGCACAGGCGCTGATCGCGGAGGCCAACGGCCGCGGCGGGCTCGACAACATCACGGCGATCATCGTGCAGGTGGAATCGGGCGAGCTTGCCGGCGCCGCCGAGACCACGACCGCCGAAGCGCGGGCGGCCGGCAACCGGAATGGCTGA
- the uvrA gene encoding excinuclease ABC subunit UvrA, protein MKEAIVVRGARQHNLKGFDLQIPRRAITVVTGPSGSGKSSLAFDTIYAEGQRRYVESLSAYARQFLERMEKPDVDAIDGLSPAVAIEQKNPTKTSRSTVGTATEIYDYLRLLWARVGHTVCPKCGREMRPDTVQSVCDVVAALPEGTRFAVAFPLHLSDEVTHEVVVENLRAQGFVRVSLDGVVKHLDDLLTEPMDITFAKEALVIVDRLSVTPDLRGRLADAVGTAFAEGEGDCLIVLAEPAGAAPHRLRFTERFQCPNDGTPAPAPTPQLFSFNSPRGACATCNGFGAVLEYDEMLIVPRPERTLREGALDPWTKPRYDNKRRALAEFAKREKIPMDMPWRDLPAKARHALLNARVKGFKGMLPFLKDLEEKRYKQYIRVFLRQYQTAQTCSACGGAKLQPEALHVLIAGRHIAQVSELPMDLLLEWIDTLTLSDFDREVAGHVLREARNRVRFLCDVGLGYLTLNRATRTLSGGEAQRIGLANSLGSQLVDTLYVLDEPSIGLHPRDMDRLLGLLKRLRDTGNTVIVVEHDLEAIRAADFMVELGPASGTQGGQLVFAAPMARAAESPLTGQYLTGEREVPLPAKRRKVGPRWIALTGAREHNLKGIDVRIPVGAVTAVTGVSGSGKSTLVHDVFMRALETTLRGETSAKQHLGERVGSFDALTGADAVDDVVSIDQSPIGKSPRSNPVTYVKAFDEIRRLYAAAPLSRERGYTAGTFSFNVEGGRCPTCEGAGYIEVEMVFMADVFVPCDECGGKRFKAGVLDVRVAGRNIHETLQLTVDEAIRAFPHEDKLGQALWQLQQVGLGYLQLGQPATTLSGGEAQRLKVARELATAGKTTGRKLYIMDEPTTGLHLEDIRRLAQVFDRLVDAGHTLVIVEHNLDVIKLADWVIDLGPGAGDAGGQVVVSGRPEDVARHPTSHTGQWLRTVLPGYPEYAERHAAAR, encoded by the coding sequence ATGAAAGAAGCGATCGTGGTGCGCGGCGCCCGCCAGCACAATCTCAAGGGCTTCGACCTCCAGATCCCGCGCCGGGCGATCACCGTGGTCACCGGTCCGTCCGGATCGGGCAAGTCGTCCCTCGCCTTCGACACGATCTATGCCGAGGGCCAGCGTCGTTACGTCGAATCGCTCTCCGCCTATGCGCGCCAGTTCCTGGAGCGCATGGAGAAGCCCGACGTCGACGCCATCGACGGCCTGTCGCCCGCCGTCGCCATCGAACAGAAGAACCCCACCAAGACCTCGCGGTCCACGGTCGGCACGGCCACCGAGATCTACGACTACCTGCGCCTGCTCTGGGCGCGCGTGGGCCACACGGTGTGCCCCAAGTGCGGACGCGAGATGCGCCCCGACACGGTACAGTCGGTGTGCGACGTCGTCGCCGCGCTGCCCGAGGGCACGCGCTTCGCCGTCGCGTTCCCGCTCCACCTGTCCGACGAGGTCACGCACGAGGTAGTGGTCGAGAATCTCCGCGCCCAGGGGTTCGTGCGCGTGAGCCTCGACGGCGTCGTGAAGCACCTCGACGACCTGCTCACCGAACCCATGGACATCACCTTCGCCAAGGAGGCGCTGGTGATCGTCGACCGGCTGTCGGTGACCCCCGATCTGCGCGGGCGCCTGGCCGACGCGGTGGGCACGGCGTTCGCCGAGGGCGAGGGCGACTGCCTCATCGTACTCGCCGAGCCGGCGGGCGCCGCCCCGCACCGCCTGCGCTTCACCGAACGGTTCCAGTGCCCCAACGACGGCACGCCGGCCCCCGCCCCCACGCCGCAACTGTTCTCGTTCAACAGCCCGCGCGGTGCCTGCGCCACCTGCAACGGCTTCGGCGCCGTGCTCGAGTATGACGAAATGCTGATCGTTCCGCGCCCCGAGCGCACGCTGCGCGAGGGCGCGCTCGACCCGTGGACCAAGCCGCGCTACGACAACAAACGCCGCGCGCTGGCCGAGTTCGCCAAACGGGAGAAGATCCCCATGGACATGCCCTGGCGCGACCTCCCCGCCAAGGCGCGCCACGCCCTGCTCAACGCCCGCGTGAAGGGCTTCAAAGGCATGTTGCCATTTCTCAAGGACCTCGAAGAGAAGCGCTACAAGCAGTACATCCGCGTCTTCCTGCGCCAGTATCAGACGGCGCAGACCTGCTCGGCGTGCGGGGGCGCCAAGCTGCAACCGGAGGCGCTGCACGTGCTCATCGCCGGGCGCCACATCGCCCAGGTGAGCGAACTGCCCATGGACCTGCTCCTGGAATGGATCGACACCCTCACGCTCTCCGACTTCGACCGCGAGGTGGCCGGCCACGTGTTGCGCGAGGCCCGCAACCGCGTGCGGTTCCTCTGCGACGTCGGGCTCGGCTATCTGACGCTCAACCGCGCCACACGCACGCTGAGCGGGGGCGAAGCCCAACGCATCGGGCTCGCCAACTCCCTCGGCTCGCAGCTCGTCGACACCCTGTACGTGCTGGACGAGCCGTCCATTGGCCTCCATCCGCGCGACATGGACCGCCTGCTCGGCCTCCTCAAGCGGCTGCGCGACACCGGCAATACGGTGATCGTGGTGGAGCACGACCTCGAAGCCATCCGCGCCGCCGACTTCATGGTGGAACTCGGGCCGGCCAGCGGCACCCAGGGCGGACAGCTCGTGTTCGCCGCCCCGATGGCCCGCGCCGCCGAGAGTCCGCTCACCGGCCAGTACCTCACCGGCGAGCGCGAGGTGCCGCTGCCGGCCAAGCGTCGCAAGGTCGGCCCGCGTTGGATTGCCCTCACCGGCGCCCGCGAGCACAACCTCAAGGGCATCGACGTGCGCATCCCGGTGGGCGCCGTCACCGCGGTCACCGGCGTGTCGGGCTCGGGCAAGAGCACGCTCGTGCACGACGTGTTCATGCGCGCCCTTGAGACCACATTGCGCGGCGAGACGTCGGCCAAGCAGCACCTGGGCGAGCGCGTGGGCAGCTTCGATGCGCTCACCGGCGCCGACGCCGTCGACGACGTGGTGAGCATCGACCAGAGCCCGATCGGCAAGTCGCCGCGCTCCAATCCCGTGACCTACGTGAAGGCGTTCGACGAGATTCGGCGGCTGTATGCCGCCGCTCCGTTGTCGCGCGAACGCGGCTACACCGCCGGCACCTTCAGCTTCAACGTGGAGGGGGGACGCTGTCCCACCTGCGAGGGCGCCGGATATATCGAAGTCGAGATGGTGTTCATGGCCGACGTATTCGTGCCGTGCGACGAATGCGGCGGCAAGCGGTTCAAGGCCGGCGTACTCGACGTGCGCGTGGCGGGCCGCAACATCCACGAAACGCTTCAGCTCACCGTGGACGAGGCCATCCGCGCCTTTCCGCACGAGGACAAACTCGGCCAGGCGCTGTGGCAGCTGCAGCAGGTGGGGCTCGGTTACCTGCAGCTCGGACAGCCGGCCACCACCCTCTCCGGTGGCGAGGCGCAGCGCCTCAAGGTGGCCCGCGAACTCGCCACTGCGGGCAAGACCACTGGGCGCAAGCTCTACATCATGGACGAACCCACCACCGGGCTGCACCTCGAAGACATCCGCCGC
- a CDS encoding HD domain-containing protein codes for MFYLRDPLWNTIPVDPVARSLIDTPAFQRLRNVRQLGLAYLVYPGATHTRFEHALGAYHLARRALALLDEGGALDDALRAESGIVRAAALLHDIGHYPFSHALEEIGALHHEEVARPLVTGGEIARLLTDAYGHGAPARVIALIRGESDGALQGLISGSLDLDKIEYLRRDAFMCGVGYGEIDPERLLNTLTILVDPETGRRRLGIVEKGLAALESLLFAKYQMYRNVYWHHAARSATAMYKRLVSDALDAGSLDAGSLAGFTDEALLARLERDHPSPLLYGLRTRRLHKRSFECPAAQLSGDECEWIAEDRVLVARVQQALEREMGLAPGDLLLDYPAKTQMLGLDMPVLRRDGTVVRLRAGGLRGAIDLPKLSEELYRSARWLRVFTANRTKIPPEPLLKLLRKPAAEVRGMLDRGSRMIAE; via the coding sequence ATGTTCTACCTTCGCGACCCCCTCTGGAACACGATCCCGGTCGACCCGGTTGCCCGGTCGCTGATCGACACGCCGGCCTTCCAGCGGCTGCGCAACGTGCGCCAGCTCGGCCTCGCGTATCTCGTCTATCCAGGGGCCACGCACACCCGGTTCGAGCACGCGCTCGGCGCCTACCACCTGGCTCGCCGCGCCCTCGCCCTGCTCGATGAGGGCGGTGCGCTCGACGACGCCCTGCGCGCGGAGTCGGGCATCGTGCGCGCCGCGGCCCTGCTCCACGACATCGGGCACTACCCGTTCTCGCACGCCCTGGAGGAGATCGGCGCGCTCCACCACGAAGAGGTGGCGCGCCCCCTGGTGACCGGCGGCGAGATCGCCCGGCTACTCACCGACGCGTACGGCCACGGCGCCCCGGCACGCGTCATCGCTCTCATTCGCGGCGAGAGCGACGGCGCCCTCCAGGGCCTGATATCGGGATCGCTGGACCTCGACAAGATCGAATACCTGCGCCGCGACGCGTTCATGTGTGGCGTCGGCTACGGTGAGATCGACCCCGAGCGCCTGCTCAACACCCTCACCATCCTCGTCGATCCCGAGACCGGCCGGCGCCGTCTCGGCATCGTGGAAAAGGGACTCGCCGCGCTCGAGTCGCTGCTGTTCGCCAAATATCAGATGTACCGCAACGTGTACTGGCATCACGCGGCGCGGAGCGCCACGGCCATGTACAAGCGCCTCGTTTCCGACGCGCTGGACGCCGGATCCCTCGACGCCGGCTCGCTGGCTGGATTCACCGACGAGGCCCTGCTCGCGCGGCTGGAGCGCGACCACCCCTCACCCCTGCTCTACGGCCTGCGCACACGCCGCCTGCACAAGCGGTCGTTCGAGTGCCCCGCTGCCCAACTGTCGGGCGACGAATGCGAATGGATTGCCGAAGACCGCGTGCTGGTGGCACGCGTGCAACAGGCGCTGGAACGGGAGATGGGCCTCGCGCCGGGCGACCTGCTCCTCGATTACCCCGCCAAGACGCAGATGCTGGGACTCGACATGCCGGTGCTGCGCCGCGATGGCACCGTGGTGCGCCTCCGCGCCGGCGGTCTCCGCGGCGCGATCGACCTGCCCAAGCTGTCGGAGGAGCTCTATCGCTCGGCGCGCTGGCTGCGCGTGTTCACGGCCAACCGGACGAAGATCCCGCCGGAACCGCTGTTGAAGCTGTTGCGGAAGCCGGCGGCGGAAGTGCGGGGAATGCTCGATCGGGGAAGTCGAATGATTGCAGAGTAG